The DNA sequence AGACGGTCGACTTCCTGCTCGACCATTTCGACATTGGCCATCTGTTCGAGACGGCCTACGGCCGGGAGCCGACGCCCGAGAGCCTCCACCGCAAGAAGCCGAACACGCACTATCTCGACCGCGCGCTCGCGGACCTCGACGCCGAGACGGCGCTGTTCGTCGGCGACAGCGAGACGGACCTCATCGCCGCCCACGAGGCGGGGCTGGACTCGGTGTTCATCCGCCGCCCCCACCGCGCCGACGCCGACTTCGACACGGAGCCGACGTACGAGATCGGCGGGCTACACGCGCTCTCGGAGCTGACGACCGAGTAATCGGCGGTTTCAGCGGCTGACAGCCCAACCCCAACACCTTACCGTAGTGGCCGAGAAGCCGAGGCTATGGCAATTATTCTCGAGCTTTCGCTTCCTGCAGAGTCGTTCGCGCTGGGGGACGTGCTCGAGGCCGTACCGGGTACCAAGCTCGAACTGGACCAGGTCGTCCCCACGGGAGGACGGAAGCTTCCGTATCTCTGGGTCGAGACCACCGACTTCGAACAGTTCGAAGAATACGCACAGGACGCGCCGAACGTCGCGGATCTCGAAGCCGTCGAGACGGCCGGTGACAAGCGGCTGTACCAGCTCCGGTGGCAGGGTCGCGTCGAGAACTTCACCACGGGCGTCGTCGAGGCCCAGGGAACGATACTCGCCGGTCGTGCGTCGAGCACGTGTTGGGAGTTCAGACTGCGGTTTCCCGACCGGAGCCACGCGAAGGCGTTCCAGTCGCACTGCGTCGAGACGGAGACACCGCTCGACCTCTCGAAGGTGTACGACCTCTCACAGGGCAGCGCGCGCAAGGAGTACGGGCTGACTGAGAAGCAGTACGTCGCGCTCCAACTCGCCTACGAACGGGGCTACTTCCGCGAGCCACGTGGGGCCGACCTCGCCGACCTCGGCAGCGAGCTCGACATCTCGCCGCGGGCCGTCTCCTACCGACTCCGGCGTGGGGTGTCGAGTCTCGTCGAACACAGTATCGACCCCTGACCCTGCGAATTTATAGCACGGTGACATAAACACGTGCAGACGTGAAGGGGAGCGTATAGCCCGTTCGTCGCCCAACATACGGTGAGGGTTGGCGGATGCTACTCTAGCCCACTCGTAGCGACGGCGTGCCGTCACGCTGCGCGTTCCAGCCTCTGCGCGTGTGGGAGGTGACGCGCGCCGACACTCCGCCGGACTCTCCGCTTTCATACCCGACGCCTAAGTACGCCGACGGTCAGATGTCTCCATGGACGAGACGCTTCCCCCGGTCGGTCTCGGGACGATGGGTATCGAGACGCCCGAACCGGTCACGACGGCCCTCGACGTGGGCTACCGCCATCTCGACACGGCCCAGATCTACCACAACGAGCACGTCGTCGGCGCGGGCGTCGCCGCCAGCGACGTCCCCCGCGAGGAGGTCTTCCTCGCGACGAAGGTCTGGGCGGACAGCCTCGCACCAGACGCCGTCCTCGCGAGCACGCAGGCCAGCCTCGCCCGCCTCGGCGTCGACACCGTCGACCTGCTCTACGTCCACCGGCCCATCGAGAGCTACGCCGCCGAGGCGACGCTTCCGGCCTTCGACGCACTCGTCGACGCGGGCAAGGTCCGGCACGTCGGCGTGAGCAACTTCACTATCGACGAACTGGACGAGGCGATGGCGACGCTCGACGCGCCGCTCTTCGCCCACCAGACGGAGTACCATCCGCTCTTCCAGCGGCCCGAACTCGTCGTCCACGCCCAGGAACACGACTACCACGTCGTCGCCTACTCGCCGCTCGCGGGCGGGCAGGTCTTCGAGAACGAAGTTCTGCAGGACATCGCCGAGAAACACGACACCACGGAGGCCGCCGTCTCCATCGCGTGGCTGCGCTCGATGCAGCACGTCGTCGTCATCCCGAAGGCCGCGAGCGAAGCACATCTCCGGGCGAACTTCGCGGCCCAAGACGTGCGACTCGACGCCGAGGACGTCACGCGCATCGAGGAGATCGAAGACGAAGTGGAGCTGTATCCCGAATGAGCGGCGGAGACGAGCGAGTCGTCGAGTACGACAAACTCGTCCGCGACGACATCCCCGAGATAATCCGTGCCGACGGCGAGAAGCCGGAGACGCACGTCGCCGACGACACGGAGTACGCTCGTCGCCTGCGCGAGAAACTGGTCGAGGAAGCCGAGGAGTTCGCCGAATCGGGCGAGATCGAAGAACTCGCGGACGTCGTCGCCGTCGTCGACGCAATTGGTGAGAACCGGGGCGTCGGCTGGGAGGAACTGGAACGCCGTGCCGACGAGAAAGCCAGCGAGCGTGGCGGCTTCGCCGAGGGAATCGTCCTCGAACGTGTGTGGAAGTAGGGTTCTGGCGCGTGGCTTCGCGCCGTTTCGTCGTTTCCGCGAGGGGAGCGAGCGGAAGCCAGCAAGAACGAAGCTCTTGCGTCGGCGCGTGACACTCGTGCGAGGTTCTCGTGGACGGAGTGAACGAGAGCATGACAGCGCTTGCTCTGCCAAGGGAGCGAAGGAGTCGGTTGGGGAGGATGTGGCTGCGGCGGGTGTCCTCGTGAACCGTGCGGGACCGGAGGTCCCGCTGGAAGCCGGCGCACCGCGCCGGCGACGCAGTGAACGAGGGCTTGGAAGAGCAAGCTCTTCCAATGGGACTGAAAGGGGACGCGTCACCGGAAGCTTTGCTTCCGGTTGCTCGCGAGGGCTTCGCTCTCGCCCAGTTCTCGGCGAAGCACGACGAAGTAAGCACTGCAGGCCGAGGGCCGAGGAGCATGGCGAGTCGCGCGAGTTGAGAACGCGTGGGCTTTCGTGCTGTTCTCACACTCTGTGGAATCAAACAAGTGGCTCTGTTGAAATGCTCTATCACTGACAGTCTGTTGAGGCCGTGCTGAATAGAGCGCGCAAGTCGGTCACGAACCAATCGTCATCTGGTGGGGAGTAACGTGAGAGACACAGAGAATGAGTCCGTCACCGATTAACCCCGAGTCCCACTACAACAGTTCCAGCTACCACAAGGAGGATTCCAACCCCAAGAAGAGATCCCAGTCCCTCGATTCTCCCAAGAACTGCAAAGAAAATCGCAATCAGTGTCATCTGAGTTCCTGCAAATACGGCTTTCAGATTTAGTTCGTCTCTGCTCATGTGAACAGAAATCCATGGAGAAGGTAAATCAGTTCTGTTACGAAGAGTGGCGGATTGCTGAACTCACCCTCTATATTCAGCACGCGATATCTGTCACCCCTCGAGGATTTTGACAACACCAAACAAGTCATAAGCGGACGAACAGGCATCGTGCTCAGCTAGTCATACCGAGCAAGGTCTATCCGCCTCCAGCCCCTTCCAGCCAGTATGAGTAACCCTGAGAGCCAAAACGTCCCCAAGACCGACGAGGAATGGCGCGAGAAGCTGTCCGAGGAGGAGTACCGTATCCTCCGACAGAGCGGCACCGAGGCGCGCTTCTCCGGCGAGCACGTCGACCGCGACGACGCCGGCGTCTACAAATGCAAGGGCTGTGGGTCGGTCCTGTTCGAATCGGACACGAAGTTCGACTCGTCGTGTGGCTGGCCGAGTTTCTACGCCGCCGAGGAGGCGAACGTGACGAAACACGTCGACACGAGCCACGGAATGCGCCGCACGGAGGTCCGGTGTGCGACCTGTGACGGCCATCTCGGCCACGTCTTCGACGACGGTCCCAAGCCGACGGGCAAGCGGTTCTGTATCA is a window from the Halogranum gelatinilyticum genome containing:
- a CDS encoding helix-turn-helix domain-containing protein, whose product is MAIILELSLPAESFALGDVLEAVPGTKLELDQVVPTGGRKLPYLWVETTDFEQFEEYAQDAPNVADLEAVETAGDKRLYQLRWQGRVENFTTGVVEAQGTILAGRASSTCWEFRLRFPDRSHAKAFQSHCVETETPLDLSKVYDLSQGSARKEYGLTEKQYVALQLAYERGYFREPRGADLADLGSELDISPRAVSYRLRRGVSSLVEHSIDP
- a CDS encoding aldo/keto reductase, translated to MDETLPPVGLGTMGIETPEPVTTALDVGYRHLDTAQIYHNEHVVGAGVAASDVPREEVFLATKVWADSLAPDAVLASTQASLARLGVDTVDLLYVHRPIESYAAEATLPAFDALVDAGKVRHVGVSNFTIDELDEAMATLDAPLFAHQTEYHPLFQRPELVVHAQEHDYHVVAYSPLAGGQVFENEVLQDIAEKHDTTEAAVSIAWLRSMQHVVVIPKAASEAHLRANFAAQDVRLDAEDVTRIEEIEDEVELYPE
- a CDS encoding nucleoside triphosphate pyrophosphohydrolase yields the protein MSGGDERVVEYDKLVRDDIPEIIRADGEKPETHVADDTEYARRLREKLVEEAEEFAESGEIEELADVVAVVDAIGENRGVGWEELERRADEKASERGGFAEGIVLERVWK
- the msrB gene encoding peptide-methionine (R)-S-oxide reductase MsrB, translated to MSNPESQNVPKTDEEWREKLSEEEYRILRQSGTEARFSGEHVDRDDAGVYKCKGCGSVLFESDTKFDSSCGWPSFYAAEEANVTKHVDTSHGMRRTEVRCATCDGHLGHVFDDGPKPTGKRFCINSVALDFEADE